A single Iodidimonas sp. SYSU 1G8 DNA region contains:
- a CDS encoding replication-associated recombination protein A, which yields MTDLFHNAGLEAGAPRPLAERLRPARIEDVVGQDHLLGPTSPIGRMLGAGRMASLILWGPPGTGKTTIARLLADHVDLHFEQVSAVFSGVADLRKVFETAKARRRDGKGTLLFVDEIHRFNRSQQDAFLPYVEDGTVILVGATTENPSFELNAALLSRAQVMVLNRLDDAAMEIMLNRAEAELGRPLPLDADARTALKAMADGDGRFLYNMVEEIEALAPETAPLDTAALANLVQRRAPVYDKAQEGHYNLISALHKSLRGSDVDAALYYLARMLTAGEDPLYITRRLVRFAAEDIGMADPQALVQALAAKDMYDFLGSPEGELGIMQAVVYLGTAPKSNAVYTAAKMANAAARETGSLMPPKHILNAPTKMMKTLGYGKGYEYDHDAEGGFSGQDYFPEDMPRRQFYRPVERGFERDIQKRLEYWAKLRAERRARETGEPS from the coding sequence ATGACGGACCTTTTTCACAATGCCGGGCTCGAGGCGGGCGCGCCCCGTCCGCTGGCCGAGCGGCTTCGGCCGGCGCGGATCGAGGATGTGGTCGGGCAGGATCACCTGCTCGGGCCCACGAGCCCGATCGGACGCATGCTCGGCGCGGGCCGCATGGCCTCGCTAATCCTGTGGGGACCGCCCGGCACGGGCAAGACGACCATCGCGCGCCTGCTGGCCGATCACGTGGACCTGCATTTCGAGCAGGTCTCGGCGGTGTTCTCCGGCGTCGCCGATCTGCGCAAGGTTTTCGAGACGGCCAAGGCGCGGCGGCGCGACGGCAAGGGCACGCTGTTGTTCGTCGACGAGATACACCGCTTCAACCGGTCACAGCAGGATGCCTTCCTGCCCTATGTGGAAGACGGCACCGTCATCCTGGTGGGCGCGACCACGGAAAATCCGTCGTTCGAGCTGAACGCGGCGCTGCTATCTCGCGCGCAGGTGATGGTGCTCAACCGGCTGGACGATGCGGCCATGGAAATAATGCTGAACCGGGCCGAGGCGGAACTGGGCCGTCCGTTGCCGCTCGATGCGGATGCCCGGACCGCGCTCAAGGCCATGGCCGATGGTGACGGGCGGTTCCTCTACAACATGGTCGAGGAGATCGAGGCGCTGGCGCCCGAGACCGCGCCGCTCGACACGGCGGCGTTGGCGAACCTGGTGCAGCGCCGCGCCCCGGTCTACGACAAGGCGCAGGAAGGCCACTACAATCTGATCAGCGCGCTGCATAAAAGCCTGCGCGGCTCGGACGTGGACGCGGCGCTCTATTATCTGGCCCGCATGCTGACGGCGGGCGAGGATCCGCTGTACATCACCCGCCGGCTCGTGCGTTTCGCGGCCGAGGATATCGGCATGGCCGATCCGCAGGCGCTGGTCCAGGCGCTGGCGGCCAAGGACATGTACGATTTTCTCGGCTCTCCCGAGGGCGAGCTGGGCATCATGCAGGCGGTCGTCTATCTGGGCACCGCGCCCAAATCGAACGCGGTCTATACGGCGGCGAAGATGGCCAATGCGGCGGCGCGCGAGACCGGCTCGCTGATGCCGCCCAAGCACATCCTCAACGCGCCGACCAAGATGATGAAGACGCTCGGCTACGGCAAAGGCTATGAGTACGATCACGATGCGGAAGGCGGTTTCTCCGGCCAGGATTACTTCCCCGAGGACATGCCCCGGCGCCAGTTCTACCGGCCGGTTGAACGGGGCTTCGAGCGCGACATCCAGAAGCGCCTGGAATACTGGGCCAAGCTGCGCGCCGAGCGACGGGCACGCGAGACCGGCGAGCCATCATGA
- the crcB gene encoding fluoride efflux transporter CrcB, which yields MSSYYTYMAVAAGGAAGSLARFMLAGQVMRWTGPGFPWGTLTVNVLGGLIMGILIELFAVKFSPSPALQAGLTVGLLGGFTTFSSFSLETVLMIQRNEVFPALAYVAGSVVLCVAAVFFGMFLVRSIL from the coding sequence ATGAGCAGCTATTATACCTATATGGCGGTGGCGGCCGGCGGCGCGGCGGGCAGCCTCGCGCGGTTCATGCTGGCCGGCCAGGTCATGCGCTGGACCGGACCCGGTTTCCCCTGGGGCACGCTGACGGTCAATGTGCTGGGCGGCCTGATCATGGGCATTCTGATCGAACTGTTCGCCGTGAAATTCTCTCCGTCGCCGGCGCTCCAGGCGGGGCTGACCGTCGGCCTGCTCGGCGGCTTCACCACCTTTTCATCCTTCTCGCTGGAGACCGTGCTGATGATTCAGCGGAACGAGGTGTTTCCCGCGCTCGCCTATGTCGCCGGCTCGGTCGTCCTGTGCGTCGCCGCCGTGTTCTTCGGCATGTTCCTTGTGAGGTCCATCCTGTGA
- a CDS encoding RluA family pseudouridine synthase, whose product MSIVETRTVKPADADQRLDRWFKQHFPALSFGHLQKLLRTGQIRVDGKRAKADYRLSAGDQIRIPPMGDMALPMKKAAPPPIRDADARLLQDAVLFRDEHVIVINKPPGLAVQGGTSIGKHLDGMLDALRFGASERPRLVHRLDKDTSGVLVLARSRLAAAALAKSFKDRTTKKTYWALVIGVPSPNEGEITSFMEKDGEEDERVRPGDKGQKAITEYKVIEAAGNAMSWLALRPVTGRTHQLRVHCAQLGTPIVSDGKYGGEDAFRDGVSAKLHLHARHIAIPHPVRGMIDVTAPLPPHMRETWSLFEFDPNMKQDVFDDD is encoded by the coding sequence GTGAGCATTGTCGAAACCCGCACCGTCAAACCGGCCGATGCCGACCAGCGCCTCGACCGGTGGTTCAAGCAGCATTTTCCCGCGCTGTCCTTCGGTCATCTGCAGAAGCTGCTCCGGACCGGCCAGATCCGCGTCGACGGCAAACGCGCCAAGGCCGACTATCGGCTCTCGGCCGGCGACCAGATCCGTATCCCGCCCATGGGCGACATGGCGCTGCCCATGAAAAAGGCCGCGCCGCCGCCGATCCGCGACGCCGATGCCCGTCTTCTGCAGGATGCCGTGCTGTTCCGGGACGAGCACGTGATCGTCATCAACAAGCCGCCGGGGCTCGCGGTGCAGGGTGGCACCAGCATCGGCAAGCATCTCGACGGCATGCTGGACGCGCTGCGTTTCGGCGCGTCCGAGCGGCCGCGCCTCGTGCACCGGCTCGACAAGGATACCAGCGGCGTGCTGGTGCTCGCGCGCTCCCGGCTCGCGGCCGCGGCGCTGGCCAAGTCTTTCAAGGACCGGACCACCAAGAAAACCTACTGGGCGCTGGTCATCGGCGTGCCGTCGCCGAACGAGGGCGAGATCACCTCGTTCATGGAAAAGGACGGCGAGGAGGACGAGCGCGTCCGCCCCGGCGACAAGGGGCAGAAGGCGATCACCGAATACAAGGTCATCGAGGCGGCGGGCAACGCCATGTCGTGGCTGGCGCTGCGGCCGGTGACGGGCCGGACGCATCAGCTGCGCGTGCATTGCGCCCAGCTCGGCACCCCCATCGTCAGCGACGGCAAGTATGGCGGCGAGGATGCCTTCCGCGACGGCGTATCGGCCAAGCTGCATCTGCATGCGCGTCACATCGCCATTCCGCATCCCGTGCGCGGCATGATCGACGTGACGGCGCCGCTGCCGCCGCATATGCGCGAGACCTGGTCGCTGTTCGAGTTCGACCCGAACATGAAGCAGGACGTGTTCGACGATGACTGA
- a CDS encoding HAD-IA family hydrolase, with amino-acid sequence MTDLRLVVFDCDGTLVDSQHVIFAALSHAFDGHGMTVPDLDAVRRVVGLGLVEAVETLVPHLDRAAHVTLAESYKNAFGLLRHDPLHAEPLFPGVREALATLADAGYLLGVATGKSRKGLAATLKMHDLTDMFVTLQTADDAPGKPHPGMLENAMRATGARPADTVMVGDTVFDIRMAGNAGTHALGVSWGYHPPHELTAAGARHVLAGYDGLSPWLETLWEPAA; translated from the coding sequence ATGACTGATCTGCGTCTGGTCGTGTTCGATTGCGACGGTACGCTCGTCGACAGCCAGCACGTCATCTTCGCCGCCTTGAGTCATGCGTTCGACGGTCACGGCATGACCGTGCCCGATCTCGACGCCGTCCGCCGCGTGGTCGGGCTGGGCCTGGTCGAGGCGGTGGAGACGCTCGTGCCGCATCTGGACCGTGCCGCCCATGTCACCCTGGCCGAATCCTACAAGAACGCGTTCGGTCTGCTGCGCCATGATCCGCTCCATGCCGAACCGCTGTTTCCCGGCGTGCGCGAGGCGCTGGCCACGCTGGCCGATGCGGGCTACCTGCTCGGCGTCGCCACCGGCAAATCCCGCAAGGGCTTGGCCGCGACGCTGAAAATGCATGATCTGACGGACATGTTCGTCACGCTGCAAACCGCCGATGATGCGCCGGGCAAGCCCCATCCGGGGATGCTGGAGAACGCCATGCGGGCCACCGGCGCGCGGCCCGCCGACACGGTCATGGTGGGCGATACGGTGTTCGACATCCGCATGGCCGGCAATGCCGGCACCCATGCGCTGGGCGTGTCCTGGGGCTATCATCCGCCGCACGAGTTGACCGCCGCCGGCGCCCGCCACGTGCTGGCGGGATATGACGGCCTGTCGCCCTGGCTGGAGACGCTCTGGGAGCCCGCGGCGTGA
- a CDS encoding ATP12 family protein, with product MKRFYKHVAVEPAPGGFAVHLDGKPIRTPAKAPLVLPSLALARQVAAEWDAQETEIRPHLMPMTGLSNAALDLMRLRRGDIVANTAAYAATDLLCYRAEAPQGLRARQDQSWHPLIDWAQGALGLRFVVTQGIIPVDQEPGLVETVRLLLDAYDDFTMVAAHKLTHGTGSVVLALAVVEGRLTAAEAFDISAIDEFWQEEFWGIDEEAAEHRALRRQDIVDAAEFMALARAEP from the coding sequence GTGAAGCGCTTCTACAAGCATGTCGCCGTGGAGCCCGCGCCAGGCGGTTTCGCCGTGCATCTGGACGGAAAGCCGATCCGCACGCCGGCCAAGGCGCCGCTGGTGCTGCCGTCCCTTGCCCTGGCCAGACAGGTCGCGGCGGAATGGGACGCGCAGGAGACCGAGATCCGGCCTCACCTGATGCCCATGACGGGGCTCTCCAACGCGGCGCTGGATCTGATGCGCCTGCGCCGGGGCGATATCGTCGCCAACACGGCGGCCTATGCGGCGACGGATCTGCTGTGCTACCGGGCCGAGGCGCCGCAGGGCCTGAGAGCCCGGCAGGACCAGAGCTGGCACCCGCTGATCGACTGGGCGCAAGGCGCGCTCGGCCTGCGCTTCGTGGTTACCCAAGGCATCATCCCGGTGGATCAGGAGCCCGGCCTCGTCGAGACGGTCCGGCTGCTGCTCGATGCCTATGATGATTTCACCATGGTCGCGGCCCACAAGCTGACCCACGGCACCGGGTCGGTTGTGTTGGCGCTGGCCGTGGTCGAGGGCCGGTTGACGGCGGCGGAGGCTTTCGACATCAGCGCGATCGACGAGTTCTGGCAGGAAGAGTTCTGGGGGATCGACGAGGAGGCGGCCGAACATCGGGCGCTGCGCCGTCAGGATATTGTCGACGCGGCGGAATTCATGGCCCTGGCCCGCGCCGAGCCGTGA
- a CDS encoding acyl-CoA carboxylase subunit beta yields the protein MQEILHELEQRRARARLGGGEARIEAQHKRGKLTARERLEVLLDPGSFEEYDTFVEHRCTDFGMAEQKIPGDGVVTGHGTINGRLVFVFSQDFTVFGGALSETFAEKICKVMDMAAKVGAPVIGINDSGGARIQEGVASLAGYADVFQRNIEQSGVIPQLSLIMGPCAGGAVYSPAMTDFIFMVKDTSYMFVTGPEVVKTVTQETVTQEQLGGAITHTTKSSVADLAFENDVEALLQTRRFFDFLPLNNREKPPVRETYDRADRVEMSLDTLIPDNPNKPYDMHELISKIVDEGDFMEIQPKFAGNIITGFGRIEGSSVGIVANQPMVLAGCLDIDSSRKAARFVRFCDAFNIPIVTLVDVPGFLPGTAQEYGGIIKHGAKLLFAFGEATVPKVTVITRKAYGGAYDVMSSKHLRGDVNYAWPTAEIAVMGAKGAVEIIFRKDLGDPEKIAAHTKMYEERFANPFVAASRGFIDEVIMPHSTRRRIAHSLRILKNKDVRNPWKKHDNLPL from the coding sequence ATGCAGGAAATCTTGCACGAGTTGGAACAGCGCCGCGCCCGCGCCCGTCTGGGCGGCGGAGAGGCCCGCATCGAGGCGCAGCACAAGCGCGGTAAACTGACCGCCCGCGAGCGCCTCGAAGTGCTGCTCGATCCCGGTTCCTTTGAAGAATACGACACCTTCGTCGAGCATCGCTGCACCGACTTCGGCATGGCCGAACAGAAGATTCCCGGCGACGGCGTGGTCACCGGACACGGCACCATCAATGGCCGCCTGGTCTTCGTCTTCTCGCAGGACTTCACCGTGTTCGGCGGCGCCCTGTCCGAGACCTTCGCCGAGAAGATCTGCAAGGTGATGGACATGGCCGCCAAGGTCGGCGCGCCGGTCATTGGCATCAACGATTCGGGCGGCGCCCGCATCCAGGAAGGCGTTGCGTCGCTGGCCGGCTATGCCGACGTGTTCCAGCGCAACATCGAGCAGTCGGGCGTGATCCCGCAGCTGTCGCTGATCATGGGCCCGTGCGCGGGCGGCGCGGTGTACTCGCCCGCCATGACCGACTTCATCTTCATGGTGAAGGACACGTCCTACATGTTCGTGACCGGGCCGGAAGTGGTGAAGACCGTCACTCAGGAGACGGTGACCCAGGAACAGCTCGGCGGCGCCATCACCCACACGACCAAGTCGTCGGTGGCGGATCTGGCGTTCGAGAACGACGTGGAAGCCCTGCTGCAGACCCGCCGCTTCTTCGACTTCCTGCCGCTGAACAACCGGGAAAAGCCGCCGGTCCGCGAGACCTACGATCGCGCCGACCGCGTCGAGATGTCGCTGGATACGCTGATCCCCGACAATCCCAACAAGCCCTACGACATGCACGAGCTGATCTCCAAGATCGTCGATGAAGGCGACTTCATGGAGATCCAGCCCAAGTTCGCCGGCAACATCATCACCGGCTTCGGCCGCATCGAGGGCTCGAGCGTCGGCATCGTCGCCAACCAACCCATGGTGCTCGCCGGCTGCCTCGACATCGATTCCTCGCGCAAGGCGGCCCGTTTCGTCCGCTTCTGCGACGCCTTCAACATTCCGATCGTGACCTTGGTCGACGTGCCGGGCTTCCTGCCGGGAACGGCGCAGGAATATGGCGGCATCATCAAGCACGGCGCCAAGCTGCTGTTCGCCTTCGGCGAGGCGACGGTGCCGAAGGTGACCGTCATCACCCGCAAGGCCTATGGCGGCGCGTATGACGTCATGAGCTCCAAGCACCTGCGCGGCGACGTGAACTACGCCTGGCCGACGGCCGAAATCGCCGTCATGGGCGCCAAGGGCGCGGTGGAGATCATCTTCCGCAAGGATCTGGGTGACCCCGAGAAGATCGCGGCGCACACCAAGATGTACGAGGAGCGGTTCGCCAATCCGTTCGTCGCCGCCAGCCGCGGCTTCATCGACGAGGTGATCATGCCGCACTCGACGCGGCGCCGGATCGCCCATTCGCTGCGCATCCTGAAGAACAAGGACGTGCGCAATCCCTGGAAGAAACACGACAACCTGCCGCTCTAA
- the accC gene encoding acetyl-CoA carboxylase biotin carboxylase subunit has translation MFDKILIANRGEIACRVIKTARKLGIKTVAVYSDADREALHVQMADEAVHIGPPPAAQSYLIIDKILDAIRQTGAQAVHPGYGFLSENIKFAEALKAEGIAFIGPNPRAIFAMGDKIESKKLAAAANVSTVPGYMGVIKDEAEAAKIAADIGYPVMVKASAGGGGKGMRIAYNDAEAREGFTSATNEARSSFGDDRVFIEKFIEEPRHIEIQVLGDKHGNVIYLGERECSIQRRHQKVIEEAPSPFLTPELRKAMGEQAVALAKAVDYDSAGTVEMIVDPQGGFYFLEMNTRLQVEHPVTELITGVDLVEQMIRSAAGLPLELTQDDVKLTGWAVESRIYAEDPLRNFLPSIGRITRYQPPAETDGVRIDTGIYEGSEISMFYDPMIAKLCTYAPTRDEAIARMRLALDEYYLRGISHNISFLSAVMAHPRFQEGRLSTNFIAQEYPDGFLGATLSPAARDGLIGVAAVVHTLSSAREATISGQLPHWKPADVKDWVIALDGESHEARIADATAGWDIFLDGRFVNIQSNWKPGQLVFKGLLNGAPFSVEVDRLADGYLLTHDGAFLKAVVQSPLVAKYAALMPVKVPPDTSKFLLCPMPGLVVSIAVAEGDEVFPGQPLAAVEAMKMENILRAEKQAKVAKIHAKPGDSLAVDQVIMEFE, from the coding sequence CTGTTCGACAAGATCCTCATCGCCAATCGCGGCGAAATCGCCTGCCGGGTCATCAAGACCGCCCGCAAGCTCGGCATCAAGACGGTGGCCGTCTATTCCGATGCCGACCGTGAAGCGCTGCATGTGCAGATGGCCGACGAAGCCGTTCATATCGGCCCGCCGCCCGCCGCGCAGTCCTATCTGATCATCGACAAGATCCTCGATGCGATCCGCCAGACCGGCGCGCAGGCAGTGCATCCCGGCTACGGCTTCCTGTCCGAGAACATCAAGTTCGCCGAGGCGCTGAAGGCCGAAGGCATCGCCTTCATCGGTCCGAACCCGCGCGCCATCTTCGCCATGGGCGACAAGATCGAATCCAAGAAGCTGGCGGCCGCGGCCAATGTGAGCACGGTTCCCGGCTACATGGGCGTGATCAAGGACGAGGCGGAAGCGGCCAAGATCGCCGCCGACATCGGCTATCCGGTCATGGTCAAGGCCTCGGCCGGCGGCGGCGGCAAGGGCATGCGCATCGCCTATAACGACGCCGAAGCCCGCGAAGGCTTCACCTCGGCGACCAACGAGGCGCGCTCCAGCTTCGGCGACGACCGCGTGTTCATCGAGAAGTTCATCGAGGAACCGCGCCACATCGAGATCCAGGTTCTCGGCGACAAGCACGGCAACGTGATCTATCTGGGCGAGCGCGAATGTTCGATCCAGCGCCGTCACCAGAAGGTCATCGAGGAGGCGCCGAGCCCGTTCCTGACCCCCGAACTGCGCAAGGCCATGGGCGAGCAGGCCGTGGCGCTGGCCAAGGCGGTGGATTACGACAGCGCCGGCACGGTCGAGATGATCGTCGATCCGCAGGGCGGCTTCTACTTCCTAGAAATGAACACCCGTCTGCAGGTGGAACATCCGGTGACGGAGTTGATCACCGGCGTCGATCTGGTCGAGCAGATGATCCGCTCGGCCGCCGGGCTGCCGCTCGAGCTGACCCAGGACGACGTGAAGCTGACCGGCTGGGCCGTGGAAAGCCGCATCTACGCCGAGGACCCGCTGCGCAACTTCCTGCCGTCCATCGGCCGCATCACCCGCTACCAGCCGCCGGCCGAGACCGATGGTGTCCGTATCGACACAGGCATCTACGAAGGCTCGGAAATCAGCATGTTCTACGATCCCATGATCGCGAAGCTGTGCACCTATGCGCCGACCCGCGACGAGGCGATCGCCCGCATGCGGCTCGCGCTGGACGAGTATTATCTGCGCGGTATATCACACAACATCAGCTTCCTGTCGGCCGTGATGGCGCATCCGCGCTTTCAGGAAGGCCGCCTGTCCACCAACTTCATCGCGCAGGAATATCCCGACGGTTTCCTGGGCGCGACGCTCTCACCGGCCGCCCGTGATGGTCTGATCGGCGTCGCGGCCGTCGTGCATACGCTCTCGAGCGCGCGCGAGGCGACCATTTCGGGCCAGCTTCCTCACTGGAAGCCCGCCGATGTGAAGGATTGGGTGATCGCCCTCGATGGCGAGTCCCATGAGGCGCGGATCGCCGATGCGACGGCCGGATGGGACATCTTCCTTGATGGGCGTTTCGTCAACATCCAGTCCAACTGGAAGCCCGGCCAGCTCGTGTTCAAGGGCCTGCTGAACGGCGCGCCCTTCAGCGTCGAGGTCGACCGTCTCGCCGATGGTTACCTGCTGACTCATGACGGCGCCTTCCTGAAGGCGGTCGTGCAGTCGCCACTGGTGGCCAAATACGCCGCGCTCATGCCGGTCAAGGTGCCGCCGGATACGTCCAAGTTCCTGCTGTGCCCCATGCCCGGGCTTGTCGTGTCCATCGCGGTCGCCGAAGGCGACGAGGTGTTCCCGGGTCAGCCGCTGGCGGCGGTCGAGGCCATGAAGATGGAGAACATCCTGCGTGCCGAGAAGCAGGCCAAGGTCGCCAAGATCCACGCCAAGCCGGGCGACAGCCTGGCGGTGGATCAGGTGATCATGGAATTCGAATAG
- a CDS encoding acylphosphatase, translated as MRGRVQGVGFRMWVQREAARRGIRGWVRNKPDGSVEAVFSGSNDDVIDMMMACYLGPPGAKVIEVVSDPCKDVPGDGFEVIETA; from the coding sequence ATCCGGGGCCGCGTCCAGGGCGTCGGCTTCCGGATGTGGGTCCAGCGCGAGGCCGCACGGCGCGGCATTCGCGGCTGGGTGCGCAACAAGCCCGACGGCAGCGTCGAGGCCGTGTTCAGCGGCAGCAACGACGACGTCATCGACATGATGATGGCCTGCTATCTCGGGCCGCCCGGCGCAAAGGTCATCGAGGTGGTGTCCGATCCCTGCAAGGACGTTCCCGGCGATGGCTTCGAGGTTATCGAGACGGCCTGA
- a CDS encoding lipopolysaccharide biosynthesis protein, protein MRASSNGAAMPGNPFTALLRHQAVRSVLTYGGTNAFARAIGGIITLLYAFKLSPTELGVFAVFMSLVGLADVLADLGVSHAIVRRYFDQDTAEGGARAYLSRVVFTARLLALATFAVVGVVLLLGWDALVSGKVPLWPFLPLVLVLAYVYRSSKLFDAVVRTLDHPRKFAVYRIVQVIALAALSGVLVFWLEMGILGAVLANVLSAIIGAVFRGVSIAGLLPQRVGRLPRGEIGQLLAYGVPLIPRELADWGRTLALRLIVANFLPMAQVGLLFLAASIIAPLGLLITSFEMWFNPVYMRMRTRMAGGGESLLRRLRLIRQMLLAAITPCYLAAILFLPPVVELILPDRYADTLPLLAPYLLASYIALLGQFQARQLLFLKRTATISMISVTTMVLMLAAAPFLILAFGLVGVAWGAPVVNIVGLLLFWRAVSKSEPNELTARDAVLGIALMAVPAIYELLHGAHVQGALDVALRCAYLVFSVGLIVGLWLWPNRTLLARRFWKEV, encoded by the coding sequence GTGCGCGCCTCCTCGAACGGCGCGGCCATGCCGGGTAATCCGTTCACGGCGTTGCTGCGTCATCAAGCCGTACGGTCCGTTCTGACCTATGGCGGCACGAACGCCTTCGCTCGCGCCATCGGCGGCATCATCACCCTGCTCTATGCGTTCAAGCTGTCGCCCACCGAACTGGGCGTGTTCGCCGTTTTCATGAGCCTTGTCGGGCTGGCCGACGTGCTGGCCGATCTGGGTGTGTCCCATGCCATCGTGCGCCGGTACTTCGACCAGGACACGGCGGAAGGTGGCGCGCGGGCGTATCTCAGCCGCGTGGTGTTCACCGCCCGTCTGCTGGCGCTGGCGACATTCGCCGTCGTCGGTGTCGTCCTGCTCTTGGGCTGGGATGCGCTGGTCAGCGGCAAGGTACCGTTGTGGCCGTTCCTGCCGCTGGTGCTGGTGCTCGCCTATGTCTACCGGTCGAGCAAGCTGTTCGACGCGGTCGTGCGCACGCTCGATCATCCGCGCAAGTTCGCGGTCTATCGGATCGTGCAGGTCATCGCGCTCGCGGCCCTGTCCGGCGTTCTGGTGTTCTGGCTGGAGATGGGCATCCTGGGCGCCGTGCTCGCCAACGTGCTCTCGGCCATCATCGGCGCCGTGTTTCGCGGCGTCAGCATCGCCGGGCTGTTGCCGCAGCGGGTTGGCAGACTGCCGCGCGGCGAGATCGGGCAGTTGCTGGCCTATGGCGTGCCGCTGATCCCGCGCGAGTTGGCGGACTGGGGCCGGACGCTGGCCTTGCGGCTGATCGTGGCGAACTTCCTGCCCATGGCCCAGGTCGGGCTGCTGTTTCTCGCCGCCTCGATCATCGCGCCGCTCGGCCTGCTGATCACCTCGTTCGAGATGTGGTTCAACCCGGTCTACATGCGCATGCGCACCCGCATGGCGGGCGGCGGCGAGAGTCTGCTGCGCCGGCTGCGCCTGATCCGGCAGATGCTGCTGGCGGCGATCACACCCTGCTATCTGGCGGCGATCCTGTTCCTGCCGCCGGTGGTGGAGCTGATCCTGCCCGACCGCTACGCCGATACGCTGCCGCTGCTCGCGCCCTATCTGCTCGCGTCCTATATCGCCCTGCTGGGACAGTTCCAGGCGCGCCAGCTGCTGTTCCTGAAGCGCACGGCGACCATTTCCATGATCTCCGTCACCACCATGGTGCTGATGCTGGCGGCGGCGCCGTTCCTGATCCTGGCGTTCGGACTTGTCGGCGTCGCCTGGGGCGCGCCGGTGGTCAACATCGTCGGGCTGCTGCTATTCTGGCGCGCGGTGTCGAAAAGCGAGCCGAACGAGCTCACCGCGCGGGACGCGGTCCTCGGCATCGCGCTCATGGCGGTGCCGGCGATCTACGAACTGCTGCACGGCGCTCATGTTCAGGGCGCCTTGGACGTGGCGCTGCGCTGCGCCTACCTGGTGTTCAGCGTGGGACTGATCGTCGGCTTGTGGCTCTGGCCCAACCGGACCCTGCTGGCCAGACGCTTCTGGAAAGAGGTCTGA
- a CDS encoding glycosyltransferase family 2 protein has protein sequence MSAAPVLADIICTFFNAAGTLPRTIDALTGQTEARIRILLVDDGSTDESATIAERAAAADPRIVSLRNPIRGRGRALNHGIKQSHAPLLAIMDADDIAHPRWIEDMVALMAAHPRHAAIGCGRVYIYGQGDAQWPADSGMTPPRDVTARLGRGNPICHSGSVIRREALAAVSFYDAARTDNFDYDLWVRLMLAGRSLGVTSAVRLAKRYHGGQKFAAASGYVRSSIRVQVRAIRRRGGNPADWLWVLARLVRETVRQRRRARLLERRGHAG, from the coding sequence ATGAGCGCCGCGCCGGTCCTCGCCGACATCATCTGCACCTTCTTCAACGCGGCGGGCACATTGCCCCGGACGATCGACGCGCTCACCGGCCAGACCGAGGCGCGCATCCGGATCCTGCTGGTCGATGATGGCTCCACAGACGAGAGCGCCACCATCGCCGAGCGGGCCGCGGCGGCCGATCCCCGGATCGTGTCTCTGCGCAATCCCATCCGCGGCCGTGGCCGCGCCCTCAACCACGGGATCAAGCAGTCGCACGCGCCGCTGCTCGCCATCATGGACGCAGACGACATCGCCCATCCCCGATGGATCGAAGACATGGTGGCCCTGATGGCCGCGCATCCTCGGCATGCGGCCATAGGCTGCGGCCGGGTCTACATCTACGGCCAGGGCGATGCCCAATGGCCGGCGGACAGCGGTATGACACCGCCCCGGGACGTCACGGCGCGGCTTGGCCGCGGCAACCCGATCTGTCATTCCGGTTCGGTGATCCGCCGTGAGGCGCTGGCCGCCGTCAGCTTCTATGACGCGGCACGCACCGACAATTTTGATTACGATCTCTGGGTACGGCTCATGCTGGCCGGCCGGTCCCTGGGCGTCACCAGCGCCGTGCGCCTGGCCAAGCGGTACCATGGGGGCCAGAAGTTCGCCGCCGCCAGCGGCTATGTACGCTCGTCCATCAGGGTCCAGGTCCGGGCGATCCGGCGCAGGGGCGGCAATCCGGCCGACTGGCTATGGGTGCTGGCGCGCCTCGTGCGCGAAACGGTTCGGCAACGGCGGCGTGCGCGCCTCCTCGAACGGCGCGGCCATGCCGGGTAA